The genomic window TTTTGAAGGTAAGTTTTCTATTCCTTTAAAATGATCATGCCATTTTAATTGAGAAGGTACATTTGTTGAAGTATCAGCTTTATTATTTACTTCAAAATTAATAGCAGTTACTGGAGGTTTTTTTTCAAGATATATAAATGCAATTGTTAAAACAATAGCACTAAGAATTAGTTTGATAATAAAATATTTTAAATCTTTCATGTAAATATTGTTACATTGTTTTAATTAAAATATCCTATATATTAAGAAGAAAGTTTAAGAATCTCAAAAGAGATTCTTAATGTTTAACTTTGATATTATTTTTTTTGATTGTTTCCATTAGTTTCATAATCCCAGCAATCTTTTCTTCTTCTTTTTTAATATTATCTTCACTATTAAGAGTGAAGATTTCCATTTTTTTATCTAAATAACTTGTATTAAAAGTTCCATTGATGAAATCTTCATCCCTTACAATTTCTCTATGAAGTGGAATATTTGTAGGGAATCCCTCAATATAAAATTCATCTAAAGCTCTTTTAGCTTTTTTAACTGCACCTTCCCAAGTTAATGCCCAAACAATTAGTTTTCCAATCATTGAGTCATAATTTGCAGGAACTTTATATCCAGTATAAATACTTGTATCAAGTCTTACTCCTGGACCTCCTGGAGTTAAATATTTACTTACAGTTCCAGTTCCTGGCATGAAGTTTTTTTGTGGATTTTCAGCATTTATTCTAAATTCAATAGCATAACCTCTAAATTGAATCTCTTCTTGTAAAAATTGTAATTTATCACCCTCAGCAATTTCAATCATTCTTTGAATAATATCAACACCTGTGATTGTTTCAGTTACTGGATGCTCAACTTGAACTCTTGTATTCATCTCAATAAAATAGATATTATCCTGAGCATCAACTAAAAATTCAACAGTTCCTACACTTTCGTAACCTAATTTAAACATTGCTTTTGTAGCAATTCTATAAAGTTCTTTTCTTGTTTCGTTATTAAGTCTTGGACTAGGTGCAATTTCGATAACTTTTTGGTGTCTTCTTTGGATAGAACAATCTCTTTCACCTAAATGAAGAACATTTCCATATTTATCAGCGATAACTTGGATTTCGATATGTCTTGGATTTTCAACATATTTTTCAATGAAAACTTCATCTCTTCCAAAATATTTCATTGATTCATTTGTAGCACTTTCAAACATCTCTTTAAAATCTTTTTCAGCTTTTACAATTCTCATCCCACGTCCACCACCACCAAATGCAGCTTTGATGATTACAGGAAAACCAATTTCTCTTGCAACTTTTTCACCTTCGTGAATACTAACTACTGGTTCATCAGTTCCTTCAAGTACTGGAACACCAACTTTCTTCATAGCAACTTTAGAAGCCATTTTATCACCAAAAAGTTCTATGTGTTCAGGTTTTGGTCCAATGAAAATAATTCCATTTTCTTCACATGCTCTTGCAAAATCAGCATTTTCACTTAAAAATCCATAACCTGGGTGAATAGCATCACAATCTGCTTTTTTAGCAATTGAAATAATTCTGTCATAATCAAGATATGCTTGAATTAAATCACCCATGATTGGATAACATTCATCAGCTTTTCTAACCCAAATACCCTCAACATCAACTTCTGAAAATATAGCAACACTTCCAATTTCTAGCTCTTTACAAGCTCTAATGATTCTAAGAGCTATTTCACCTCTATTTGCAATAAGTACTTTTTTTATCTTTGCCATCTGGTTTGCCTTTTAAATAAATGTTTTTTAATCTGGGGAAATTGTAGAGTTTTTTTTAATTTTAATCTTCTTAATTACTGCTGTAATAATTGTTTGTTATTGCTAAATATACTATTTATTATTGCTCTAATTTGTGTTGATAAGTAATTTATATAAATTATTTAATTATGATTTATATTTAGTATAATATTTTATTAGTTTTAAAAGAATAGAAAAAGGAATTTATAGATGAAAGAAGTATTGCAAACACAAAACAGTTTTTATCATGATATTAAATCTATTTTACAAATAGCAAGAGACAATGCCTATAAATCTGTAAATTTTATAATGGTAGAAGCTTATTGGAATATTGGTAAAAAAATAGTAGAAGTTGAACAAAATGGAGAAACAAAAGCAAAATATGGCTCAAATCTTATAAGTGAATTATCAAAACAGCTAATAGTTGATTTTGGAAGAGGCTTTAATACAACTAATTTAAAAATGATGAGACAGTTTTATTTGATTTTTCCAAATCGTCACACACTGTGTGACCAATTGAGTTGGAGTCATTATCGACTTATTATGAGAATTGAAAATGAAAATACTAAGAATATATTTTAATTATGGCAAATCTGCCATAATTAAATCTCAAATAGAATTTAATGACAATTTGATAAACGAGAGCTTTTCAAAAATTTAAAGAATTAAGAAGCTTATAAAATTGTTGTTAGTCAAATGAGAAAAAGTTTTAAAGTTAAAAAATGATATAAAAAGATAAAATTAAATAAAAAAATATTAGGGAAATAAAAATTAAAATGAAAGAGTTTATCCCCTCAAAATTACCTTTAAAAAAAGATATAGAAACAAAAGAGATTTTAAGAGCCACAATAAGAGCACATAAAACATTAGCTGAATTAAAAGGTATTGCAAACTCTTTACCAAATCAAAAAATTGTAATAAATACTTTAGTTTTACAAGAAGCTAAAGATAGTAGTGAAATTGAGAATATTATTACAACTTATGATGAAATTTATCGTTCAGATATTTCAGATAGTTTTATAAATAGTGATATAAAAGAGGTTCAAAATTATAAAGATGCTTTGTATTTAGGTTTTGAGATTATTAAAACTAAAAAGTTTTTAACTATAAATCACATAAAAGAAATTCAATCAACTTTAGAAAAAAATGATGCAGGTTTTAGAAAACAAAGTGGAACAGTATTAAAAAATCCAACAACTGGAGAAATAAAACTAATTCCACCTCAAAATCCAAAAGATATTGAAGAACTTATGACGAATTTGGTTGATTATATAAATGATTCAAGTTTAGAAGATTTTGATAGTTTAGTAAAAATGGCGATTATTCATTATCAATTCGAATCAATTCATCCTTTTTATGATGGAAATGGAAGAACTGGAAGAATCATAAATATCTTATATTTGGTTTTAGAAAATTTGTTAGATGTTCCTATTTTGTATTTGAGTAGATATATTATTAAAAACAAAGCAGATTATTACAGACTATTAAATGATGTTAGTTTTAACGATGGGTTGAATAACTGGATTTTATTTATATTAAAAGGTATTGAGGAAATTTCAAAAGAGACAATTAAAACAATAAAAAATATAGAAAATCTTATGAATGAAACTAAAAACATAATAATAGAGCAAAAACCAAAAATATATAGTAAAGATTTACTAGAAGCACTTTTTTATCATCCTTACACAAAAAGAGCTTTTATAGAAGAACAACTAAATGTTTCAAGACCAACTGCAACTAATTATCTTAATGAGTTAGAAAAACTAGGAATCCTTTCAAGTAAAAAGATAGGAAAAGAAGTTTTTTATGTACATAATAAACTGTTTGAATTATTCAAAGACATGTAAAGAAAATGATAAAATCTTTACATGTTATTTTTATATGTAAAGAAAATAGCAAAATTTTTACATATAAAAAATTAGAAAAGGAAATTTATAATGTTTTCAAATATGAAACCAGCAGAAAAAAGACTTTTAGAAGCTTGTCAAAAAGGTGAAATACTTGACTTGGGAAATGAGCGACCAAAAGTAAAAATAGATGACAATGAGATAAGAGGAGAGTTTCTAAGAACTTTGATTTTGAGTGATAATCAAGAGATAGAAGAAAGTAATAAAAGATATATTTTAAAAATAGACCCAAAAGGAATAAGATTTAGTGGTGTATATATAAGTGGGATATTTGATTTTTCATTTTGTAGTACAGATTTACCATTTAAATTTGAAAATTCAATTTTTGACAAAAAAATAGATATGTCTAATTCAAAACTTAAATATATAAAACTTGATGGTTCTGAAATTAATGAGTTATATGGACAAA from Arcobacter venerupis includes these protein-coding regions:
- a CDS encoding DUF1016 N-terminal domain-containing protein, whose protein sequence is MKEVLQTQNSFYHDIKSILQIARDNAYKSVNFIMVEAYWNIGKKIVEVEQNGETKAKYGSNLISELSKQLIVDFGRGFNTTNLKMMRQFYLIFPNRHTLCDQLSWSHYRLIMRIENENTKNIF
- a CDS encoding Fic family protein, which produces MKEFIPSKLPLKKDIETKEILRATIRAHKTLAELKGIANSLPNQKIVINTLVLQEAKDSSEIENIITTYDEIYRSDISDSFINSDIKEVQNYKDALYLGFEIIKTKKFLTINHIKEIQSTLEKNDAGFRKQSGTVLKNPTTGEIKLIPPQNPKDIEELMTNLVDYINDSSLEDFDSLVKMAIIHYQFESIHPFYDGNGRTGRIINILYLVLENLLDVPILYLSRYIIKNKADYYRLLNDVSFNDGLNNWILFILKGIEEISKETIKTIKNIENLMNETKNIIIEQKPKIYSKDLLEALFYHPYTKRAFIEEQLNVSRPTATNYLNELEKLGILSSKKIGKEVFYVHNKLFELFKDM
- a CDS encoding acetyl-CoA carboxylase biotin carboxylase subunit; the encoded protein is MAKIKKVLIANRGEIALRIIRACKELEIGSVAIFSEVDVEGIWVRKADECYPIMGDLIQAYLDYDRIISIAKKADCDAIHPGYGFLSENADFARACEENGIIFIGPKPEHIELFGDKMASKVAMKKVGVPVLEGTDEPVVSIHEGEKVAREIGFPVIIKAAFGGGGRGMRIVKAEKDFKEMFESATNESMKYFGRDEVFIEKYVENPRHIEIQVIADKYGNVLHLGERDCSIQRRHQKVIEIAPSPRLNNETRKELYRIATKAMFKLGYESVGTVEFLVDAQDNIYFIEMNTRVQVEHPVTETITGVDIIQRMIEIAEGDKLQFLQEEIQFRGYAIEFRINAENPQKNFMPGTGTVSKYLTPGGPGVRLDTSIYTGYKVPANYDSMIGKLIVWALTWEGAVKKAKRALDEFYIEGFPTNIPLHREIVRDEDFINGTFNTSYLDKKMEIFTLNSEDNIKKEEEKIAGIMKLMETIKKNNIKVKH